In the genome of Yarrowia lipolytica chromosome 1B, complete sequence, the window TGTCCAtctcgtcgtcttcgtAGGCATCAGTCTCTGGCTTGGGTTTGATGAACCCGAACGACCGACTGCTGTGAATGTCAAGGTCGTCGACCGGAATTGTGGTAAAGTCGTGGGTGAGAGTGATTCGTCCGGTATCTTCATCAATCTCCATCAGAGGAATCTCTGTATCCTTCAGAGCAGCCAGAACAGCAGCCCATACGTAGTCCTGCACAGGTCCGTTACGACTCAGGACAGTCACATTGGCATGCAAACACAGGTATCGCTTCTGGTGCTGGCCAGCGTCAAACACGGCCTCGTCTTCCTGTCCCTCCTTCAGAAAGTTCTGGAGCTCGAAGAATTGTTTGTTTGCCTTGCAGGAGAAAATGCCCTTTTTGAGCAGATCGGTAGTCTTTCGGCTCACCACCTGCTCCTCGTCGCTGGGAGGCCCCCCCATTGCTGCACTGCTTCCGTTTGCTCCTCGCAGAACCTCGACGTTAACAAAGATTCCGCCCTCTTCCTCAGACACAGATCCGGtaacaccacacacaatACTCATTCCATCGGCCTGGATCAACGAAGAGCCCCAAACCAGAGACGCAGACTTTTCGTCGGATCCCACGGGCTTCTTAAGACCGCCCAAAAAGTGGTTGATCTTTCGGTGTTGTGTGAAGGCTCGGTTTGTAGCTGGTCGCAATCCTTGGTTGAGATGTCTGTGTAGATATAGATCGGGCACAAGTCTCGAAAATACCTCCGAAG includes:
- a CDS encoding uncharacterized protein (Compare to YALI0B14905g, similar to Saccharomyces cerevisiae RRP43 (YCR035C); ancestral locus Anc_1.139, similar to uniprot|Q8NKJ5 Saccharomyces cerevisiae YCR035C RRNA processing protein), producing the protein MTNMEPITYPSEVFSRLVPDLYLHRHLNQGLRPATNRAFTQHRKINHFLGGLKKPVGSDEKSASLVWGSSLIQADGMSIVCGVTGSVSEEEGGIFVNVEVLRGANGSSAAMGGPPSDEEQVVSRKTTDLLKKGIFSCKANKQFFELQNFLKEGQEDEAVFDAGQHQKRYLCLHANVTVLSRNGPVQDYVWAAVLAALKDTEIPLMEIDEDTGRITLTHDFTTIPVDDLDIHSSRSFGFIKPKPETDAYEDDEMDTSEDAASVLLADVQGEVEQAATSSTREGSRLQIVRGREDTLIGFSFVGKGTGVGLNEIKNALDLSKQE